In the Nocardia asteroides genome, GCTCGGGGTGCCGTTCGGGCCCAGCTTCTTCGAGCTGGACGTGCAGGGGTTGCAGGCCGCGTTCACCTTCGCGGTGATCGGGCTCGGGCTGAACGAGGCCGCGTACATGGCCGAGATCGTGCGCGCCGGGATCAACTCGGTGGGCGAGGGGCAGCGCGAGGCGTCGGTGGCGCTCGGCATGTCCTGGGGCCAGACCATGCGCCGCACGGTGCTGCCGCAGGCCATGCGGGTGATCATCCCGCCGACCGGCAACGAGCTGATCGGCATGCTCAAGACCACCTCGCTGGTGACCGCGATCCCGCTCAGCACCGACCTCTACGGCCGGGCCCGCGACATCTACGGGGTGAACTTCCAGCCGATCCCGCTGCTCCTGGTCACCGCGACCTGGTACCTGGCCATCACCAGCGTGCTCATGGTCGGGCAGTACTACCTGGAGCGGTACTACTCGCGCGGGGCCTCCCGCCAGCTCACCGCCAAGCAGCTGCGCGAGCTGGCCGAGGCGCAGAAGGTGGTGGAGCCGCGGTGACCGAACCGATGATCCGGGCGGACCGGGTCTGCAAGAACTTCGGTGCGCTCCGGGTGCTGCGCGGGATCTCGCTGGAGGTGTCGCGCGGGGAGGTGCTCTGCCTGATCGGGCCGTCCGGCTCCGGCAAGTCCACCTTCCTGCGCTGCATCAACCACCTGGAGGTGGTGAACGCGGGCAGGCTCTACGTGGAGGGCGAGCTGGTCGGCTACCGGGAGAAGAACGGCAAGCTCTACGAGCTGCACCCGCGGGTCGCGGCCAGGCAGCGGCGCGAGATCGGCATGGTGTTCCAGCACTTCAACCTGTTCCCGCACCGCACCGCGCTGGAGAACCTGATCGAGGCGCCGACCCAGGTGAAGCGGGTCCGCAAGGCGGACGCGGTGACCCGGGCCAAGGAGCTGCTCGACCGGGTCGGCATGGTGGAGAAGGCGAACGCCTACCCCGCGCAGCTCTCCGGTGGGCAGCAGCAGCGGGTCGCCATCGCCAGGGCGCTGGCCATGGACCCCAAGCTCATGCTCTTCGACGAGCCGACCTCCGCGCTCGACCCGGAGCTGGTCGGCGAGGTGCTCACCGTCATGCGCGAGCTGGCCGCCTCCGGGATGACCATGGTGGTGGTGACGCACGAGATGGGGTTCGCCCGCGAGGTCGCCGACCAGCTGGTGTTCATGGACGGCGGGGTCGTGGTGGAGTCGGGGAAGCCGAAGGAGGTGCTCGCGGCGCCGAAACAGGAGCGCACGCAGGCATTCCTGTCCCGGCTGCTCTAGCCGAAGGCCGCGCGGAGTGCGGTGATCAGGGCCGCCGCGGCGGGGCCGCGGGGTTGCCCGGCGTTCCAGG is a window encoding:
- a CDS encoding amino acid ABC transporter permease, producing the protein MTVDTTKPASAEPEPIKAVPLRRPGRWLAAALILALVGLFLYGAATNEAYRWDTYWAYLRDERIVAGALVTLELTVLAMVIAVLLGTVLAVMRLSPNPVLRASAWVYLWIFRGTPVFVQLVFWGLFPSLYRQIQLGVPFGPSFFELDVQGLQAAFTFAVIGLGLNEAAYMAEIVRAGINSVGEGQREASVALGMSWGQTMRRTVLPQAMRVIIPPTGNELIGMLKTTSLVTAIPLSTDLYGRARDIYGVNFQPIPLLLVTATWYLAITSVLMVGQYYLERYYSRGASRQLTAKQLRELAEAQKVVEPR
- a CDS encoding amino acid ABC transporter ATP-binding protein, with the translated sequence MIRADRVCKNFGALRVLRGISLEVSRGEVLCLIGPSGSGKSTFLRCINHLEVVNAGRLYVEGELVGYREKNGKLYELHPRVAARQRREIGMVFQHFNLFPHRTALENLIEAPTQVKRVRKADAVTRAKELLDRVGMVEKANAYPAQLSGGQQQRVAIARALAMDPKLMLFDEPTSALDPELVGEVLTVMRELAASGMTMVVVTHEMGFAREVADQLVFMDGGVVVESGKPKEVLAAPKQERTQAFLSRLL